GAAGGGTTAAAAAAGTGCCCATAAGGTTAGATGATTTTTAAATTTGTTTAATTATTATTCAATATACTCCTCTATTTTAATAAGCCTTAATCTTCTGTTTATTAGGAATAATATTTATAATGATACATTTTGTTTATTTCTAGAAGAATATATATAAAAGTATAGGTGCTAAGGAATTTAAATTATGAATAGTGTTTAAGGAAATTACCTTACCATAAAAAATCATAATATTTGCTTATAAACTAATGATTATCCTGAATTTTACTTCTTAGTCTAATCGCTTACTAGAAACAGATTTTCAATTAGTGAGAAGATCTTCTTAATATATTTTCAACGTAACATAAAAATGTAACGGTTTTCCTATTAAGTACTACATGAATATAAAATCTAAATTAGACTCTTCATGAATGAGTAAGAATATTTTTATAATAGTCTGACTTATTTTAAATTATGAAGACTAAAATACGTGTAGGTAAGAAGCTTACAATTCATATTCCCAAGGCTGTTGCTGAAGAGCTTAACATAAAAGAAGGTGATATATTATCCCTAAGGGTTAAAGATAATAAGATAATTTTAGAACATAATGATGCTATACTGTTTTCAATAAAAGGTAAGAAGTTTGCAAAGATCACATTAGATGAGATAGAAAAAATAAGTGAAGAGGAGCAAAATAGTTATGAGAATCCTCATTGATACAAGTTTTATTCTTCCTGCCCTTGGCATAGATGTAGGTGAGGAAATAATAAACATCATAAAAGAGTTCTATAATCATGAAGTTTATTTCACAGAGTTATCACTGCTAGAAGCTATGTGGGTAATTAAGAGGCTAATAAAACAAGGAATTGAAGTAGATTTTAATGTAGTGAAGACAGGTCTGAAAAGTATAAATAAAACTTATCGTTTAGTAAAAATACCAATATCAGCTTACATAAAGGCTTTGAATGATAAAAGGCATAACGATTTGATAGATTTGATCTTATACTATACTGCAAAAGCTTATAATCTCAGATTGCTTTCTTTAGATCTCAAGTTAAAAGAGATTGATAAAGAGAATATTGTCATACAAAGCTTAAATGAGAGCTAACGCCATTAAGTTTTTCCTCTTTTAGATTAAAATTGTTTCATAGAATGAAATTGCATGCAAAATTTCATACTTTACGATTCTAATAGCTCGTTATAATCTATAAACCCATAATCTCTTTTCCAAAATAGCTTCTTCTCTTTAATTCTATCCTTCTCTTCTTCATCAACGACTATATAATCCACATTACCCTTAATATATTTTGAAACGAGGTTCATCTTCTCGAATGTGGAAAGTCCCTTTATTCCCTTAAATACAAAGAGTAAGTCAATGTCACTGGTATCAAGATAATCCCCTCTAGCCCTAGAGCCGAAGATATAAACCTCTATAAGTTGTGGAAGTTCCTCCGATACCTTCTCCACTATTTCCTTTGCTAGGTTTAACATTTTAATTTGACTCTCTATTGCTGACTTACCTCTGATTTTACCCATTCTATTACCTCTTTAACTCTATTATACAAGTCCTCCGCTATTGACTTGTTATACTGTTTATAAGGAACACCGTTCGCAGCATCTGGATACCTTGATATAATAAAATGAGGAGAAAGAACCATTAAATTCTCTTTAATCTTCACTGGAATTTGTACACCTTCCTTCTCTAGTATTTCAGCTAGTTCCGTGAGTGAATGTGTTTTGCCTGGGTCTTTACCCAGATATAAAACAAATGATTTTAACGCTTTTTCTGCTGCTTGCTGAGAATAAAAAGCAGAGGCATAATATTTCTCTGTAATAATAAGAACGTTGGCTGTATCGAGAGCCTCAACTGCTTGTTCTAACCACTCTTTATAATTCACGTATTTAGATTACTTTAACGAGTATTTTAATTTACTCAATGATTTTCCTAAGTTGAATTATCGCCTTTGATCTAAAATTATATATTGTATAGTCTTTTTAATATTAAAAGAATAAGTTAAGGTACCGAAAGTGAACTAATGACTGAAGTAACAAGACATATTTCATATTTTCGAATGTTATTTTCCCTTAGCATTTACTATGAAAAACCTTATAATGAAACTGGGTTGCAACCAAAGAAGGGAAAAGTAATTCATTATAAAGAGTTACAGAAAATAATCTGATTCTCTATCTTATTAAGGCATATATTTATCTTCACGTATAGACTGAAAATTTTTCTTGTTAATTATATAATGCTAATCATTATTAACAAGTCGTCTCAGAATTTTTCTAATTTATCATTTTCATAGTTTTCAAAGGTTTATTCTTCTATTGTAAAGTATTTGTTCAATTTTCTTTATTAAAATATCACAACATTCCGCCTTATCTATGATAAAACCCTTTCCTGTTTTCTTAGACAAATACTTAACTGCAATTGGGTCAAACTTTTTAGAGGAATGTATAATTCCTATAAACTTTGAAGGATCTATGGGTATATCGTATCTCTTTTTATTATTCTTAACATCATTTAACGTTTGAACCACTTGCTCTATATCATAACTTTTCATTGACCTTGTTTCCTCAATAACTATCACAACTTCATTACATATTAATAGAAGATCTGCATGTTTCTCTGAAGATACAATTCTATCTAAATCTAATATTATACACATGTTAAACCTAGAGGATAATCTACATTCATCAGTCATATATCTTTCCTTTCTCGTCTAATAATTCTTCTGCTACTTTTGTGAATTCATCTTCATTAATCCCGTCTTCATTAACCTCAACCTTATCAATTCTGGTATACTCACCATCTCTCTTTAACAAATATACGGCAACCTTATTATGGTCTAACCCTTTCTTGTCCTTTTGTGACATAGCAATTAAGTTGCTTATAGAGTAAAGGAGATAATCGCTATGAGTAGTTAGGAAGACGTATTTACCGTTCTTTACCGCATCTGAAATCATTTTAGCCATTATCCTCTGAGCTTTGGGATGCAAATGAGCTTCTGGTTCTTCTATGTAGATGACTGAAACTTCCTTACTTGCCAATGCTAAGGTTATAGGAAGAGCCTCTCTAATTCCGGAAGGAGCCTCCGATAAAGGTAAAGTTACTTCATTCCACATTTTAACATATGGAGACTTTATTCCCTCCGTCTCTATTAGTTTTAGATCAAAACCTAATTCGTTAAAGAAATCTTTTATAAGGTTAAAGTCTACTTTACCTTTGCTAAAGTCCTCTAATAATAATGAATAAGAGGAAAGGTATTCTTTGCTAATTATGTCTAAGAAATCAAGAGTTTTCAAAAACTTTAAGTTGAAGAATCTTGTTAAGCCAGCTCTACCATCAATAAGAAATATTCTGTTTGTATCAGCTTGAAAAAACGGTTCGAAGCGAGAATAGGTAAAATAAAGTAAGGATAAATCTAAAGCATCATCAAGCTCTTCTTTCGTCTTTACGTAATATTCTGATTTTTCCACGTCTTTAAATTTAAAGACAATGTTTAATGGTGAAATCGTGTTTATGTCGATGTCTATTAATTTATCTAAACTAGGTTCAAGTATTGATTGTCCTTCAGTACTAACCTTAATGTTAGCTAGCTCAGATGTAACTTCAATCTCACCTTCAGTTTTGCCAAAAATTTCCTTTATTTTATTTTGAATACCCTTTAACAAAGAGAAGGAAAATGCTTTCATATAAACATTTACGTAATCCTTTATCGCTTCCTTATCTTTTAGCGACAAATTCTCCCTTCTGGAGTACCCGCCTAATCTCATAAACTCCTTGCTAAATTCCTTATAATCTGGTTCTGCAGAAGAGAGACTCCATAGGAGTCTCAGTATGAGAGATTTGCCTAGGCTGTTTTTACCTATGAATATCGTTAAAGGTTTAAGCTCTAATGAGGTGTTGTTAAATGGACCAAATTCTTTTATGGTAAGTGTCCAATTCATAACTATTAATTAGAGTTGAATTTAATAAAAACTGTTGATTTATTGGTTATTAATCTTAATTCACTGTTACTTTCCTAATTCATAGGAACACGTAACATGTTTAAAAGCTATATCAATAAGTCTGGTAATCTTCTAGCTCTAGATAACTTTATCTGACTATAAATGTTATATCATAAGCACCATAAAAATAAGGATAAGGATTATGATTTAGAGTCTAAACTGATTTTTGATTTTACGCTAAAGTTAAAGAAAGATATGCTGAATTAACATGAAAATAATGAATTATACAAAGGATTAATACAGTTAAGGTTTTAATTTTTAGTTCATAATTTATTCTATGAATTGTATCGAGCTTAGAAATGTAGTCAAGAAATACGGTAAAGTTACTGCGTTAAATAATGTTTCGTTTACGATTGAATGTGGAGAAAAGGTGGCACTTTTAGGACCTAACGGAGCAGGTAAATCGACTACTCTCAAACTAATCGTCGGTTTATTAAGACCGGATAATGGAGAAGTTCTTGTCAAAGGATTAGATCCCTTTTCTACTAAAGCTAGGGGGATAATTGGATATTTACCAGAAGATGCAAGCCCCTATTTGATGCTTACTGTTAGAGAGAATTTGGAGTATATTGCTTCATTAAGAGGAGTAAATAATGTTAAGGATAAGGTTGACAAACTCTTAGATTTTTTAGCTCTCAGACAGTACGAGAAGAATAGGGTTATGTCTCTATCTAGAGGTAATAGGCAGAAATTGGCTTTGGCTTTAGCCTTAATCCATGATCCAGAAATACTGCTTTTAGATGAGCCTTTGAATTATTTGGATATACCAACTCAAGAGAGGGTTATATCACTGCTAAATTCCATGACTAATGCTACTATGCTGGTTTCAACTCATATAATGTCTATAGCCAGAAGACTAGCCAGTAAGGTAATAGTATTATCTAATGGTCAGGTAGTATGGCAAGGTAATATATCTGACCTGAAGAAGTTTGGTGAGGAGAATGAACCTATTGAATCTATAGTTGCGAGGTTGATGGAAAGTGTTAAGTAAATTAGTGAAACTTATTTTATTCAGTAGATTCTCGAAAGGGGGACTTATAGCATTAATAGTAATAACTGTTCTTATTTCACTATATAGTATTATACCGACGATTTCAAAAGGTATACATTCAGCACTACCTAGTTACTACAGTATCGTTTATATTACCGCCTTTTACATTCTCTTCGCTTACATTTCTGGATTCACTCTAATGAAGGCAGACTTAGATTATTTGTTCACATTACCTATAGATAGAAAGAAATTAGGCATAGCTTTGTACATTTCAAATTTAATAATTTATTTAGTATTTATAGTTTATTTGACATCATTTTCCTATAGTTCTGGGTTGTTGATAATATCCCCTCTATTAGGTATCTCTCTACTCTCACTAAATCTTACTTTACAAGAGGTTAGGACGAGTTATAAAATTCTAATAATAGTAGCGGTAGCGTTATGGCTCTTGTCACCGCTATTCGGTTTTGAATACTCTCCTACTTCAGCAGCTTTCGGCTACTTATACGAAAGTCTCTCAGTTACATTACCATATACCGTGATGTTAACGATTATATCAATAAGGAAAATAGGGAACTATGACCAAATACTAATGAAAAAGGTATCGAGAACTTCTGGGATAGTGGAACATCCCATATCTTTTACGACTTCAAGTC
The sequence above is drawn from the Sulfurisphaera tokodaii str. 7 genome and encodes:
- a CDS encoding AbrB/MazE/SpoVT family DNA-binding domain-containing protein translates to MKTKIRVGKKLTIHIPKAVAEELNIKEGDILSLRVKDNKIILEHNDAILFSIKGKKFAKITLDEIEKISEEEQNSYENPH
- a CDS encoding PIN domain-containing protein, with the protein product MRILIDTSFILPALGIDVGEEIINIIKEFYNHEVYFTELSLLEAMWVIKRLIKQGIEVDFNVVKTGLKSINKTYRLVKIPISAYIKALNDKRHNDLIDLILYYTAKAYNLRLLSLDLKLKEIDKENIVIQSLNES
- a CDS encoding nucleotidyltransferase domain-containing protein — encoded protein: MGKIRGKSAIESQIKMLNLAKEIVEKVSEELPQLIEVYIFGSRARGDYLDTSDIDLLFVFKGIKGLSTFEKMNLVSKYIKGNVDYIVVDEEEKDRIKEKKLFWKRDYGFIDYNELLES
- a CDS encoding HEPN domain-containing protein, whose amino-acid sequence is MNYKEWLEQAVEALDTANVLIITEKYYASAFYSQQAAEKALKSFVLYLGKDPGKTHSLTELAEILEKEGVQIPVKIKENLMVLSPHFIISRYPDAANGVPYKQYNKSIAEDLYNRVKEVIEWVKSEVSQQ
- a CDS encoding AAA family ATPase, whose amino-acid sequence is MNWTLTIKEFGPFNNTSLELKPLTIFIGKNSLGKSLILRLLWSLSSAEPDYKEFSKEFMRLGGYSRRENLSLKDKEAIKDYVNVYMKAFSFSLLKGIQNKIKEIFGKTEGEIEVTSELANIKVSTEGQSILEPSLDKLIDIDINTISPLNIVFKFKDVEKSEYYVKTKEELDDALDLSLLYFTYSRFEPFFQADTNRIFLIDGRAGLTRFFNLKFLKTLDFLDIISKEYLSSYSLLLEDFSKGKVDFNLIKDFFNELGFDLKLIETEGIKSPYVKMWNEVTLPLSEAPSGIREALPITLALASKEVSVIYIEEPEAHLHPKAQRIMAKMISDAVKNGKYVFLTTHSDYLLYSISNLIAMSQKDKKGLDHNKVAVYLLKRDGEYTRIDKVEVNEDGINEDEFTKVAEELLDEKGKIYD
- a CDS encoding ABC transporter ATP-binding protein, encoding MNCIELRNVVKKYGKVTALNNVSFTIECGEKVALLGPNGAGKSTTLKLIVGLLRPDNGEVLVKGLDPFSTKARGIIGYLPEDASPYLMLTVRENLEYIASLRGVNNVKDKVDKLLDFLALRQYEKNRVMSLSRGNRQKLALALALIHDPEILLLDEPLNYLDIPTQERVISLLNSMTNATMLVSTHIMSIARRLASKVIVLSNGQVVWQGNISDLKKFGEENEPIESIVARLMESVK